In Streptomyces sp. NBC_00569, a single genomic region encodes these proteins:
- the ku gene encoding non-homologous end joining protein Ku, translated as MRSIWNGAISFGLVSIPIKLVNATESHSISFRQIHLEDGGRIRYRKFCELEEKEVASAEIGKGYEAADGAIIPITEEDLASLPIPSARTIEIVAFVPADRIDPLQMDAAYYLSANGVPAAKPYTLLREALKRNKKVAIAKFALRGRERLGMLRVVDDVIAMHGLLWPDEVRAPEEAVPETQVTVREAELDLADALMDTLGEVDMESLHDDYRSAVEEMIEAKASGEGVVEAPAAPEGGGKVIDLMAALKSSVKAAKEARGEAAAPEREAKTSSVTPLKSRTAPKEVGGKKSTSTKAKPAASGSGTARKTTARKSAASSRTAAADKASTSKASTSRAGTSSKAGTSKASGSKAGASKAAAKKTTAKKSPAKKTASRRRAS; from the coding sequence GTGCGATCCATTTGGAACGGCGCCATCTCGTTCGGCCTGGTCAGCATCCCGATCAAGCTGGTCAACGCCACTGAGAGCCACTCGATCTCCTTCCGGCAGATCCATCTGGAGGACGGCGGCCGCATCCGCTACCGCAAGTTCTGCGAGCTGGAGGAGAAGGAGGTCGCGTCTGCGGAGATCGGCAAGGGGTACGAGGCGGCGGACGGCGCGATCATCCCCATCACGGAGGAGGATCTGGCCTCCCTGCCGATCCCGTCCGCACGGACCATCGAGATCGTGGCCTTCGTCCCCGCCGACCGGATCGACCCCCTCCAGATGGACGCCGCCTACTACCTCTCCGCGAACGGCGTCCCCGCGGCGAAGCCGTACACCCTGCTGCGCGAGGCGCTCAAGCGGAACAAGAAGGTCGCCATCGCCAAGTTCGCCCTCCGGGGGCGGGAGCGGCTCGGCATGCTGCGCGTCGTCGACGACGTGATCGCGATGCACGGTCTGCTGTGGCCCGACGAGGTGCGCGCCCCGGAGGAGGCGGTGCCCGAGACCCAGGTGACCGTGCGCGAGGCCGAACTCGACCTGGCGGACGCGCTGATGGACACCCTCGGCGAGGTCGACATGGAGTCGCTGCACGACGACTACCGTTCCGCGGTCGAGGAGATGATCGAGGCGAAGGCCTCCGGCGAGGGCGTGGTGGAGGCGCCTGCCGCCCCCGAGGGCGGCGGCAAGGTCATCGACCTGATGGCGGCCCTGAAGAGCAGCGTCAAGGCGGCCAAGGAGGCCCGCGGCGAAGCGGCCGCACCGGAGCGGGAGGCGAAGACCAGCTCGGTGACCCCGCTGAAGTCCCGTACGGCCCCGAAGGAGGTCGGCGGGAAGAAGTCGACGTCGACGAAGGCGAAGCCGGCGGCGTCCGGGAGCGGCACGGCGAGGAAGACCACGGCCAGGAAGTCGGCTGCCTCGTCGCGGACGGCGGCCGCGGACAAGGCGAGCACGTCGAAGGCGAGTACGTCCAGGGCCGGTACGTCGTCCAAGGCCGGTACGTCGAAGGCGAGCGGCTCGAAGGCGGGCGCCTCGAAGGCCGCGGCCAAGAAGACGACCGCCAAGAAGTCACCGGCGAAGAAGACGGCGTCGCGCAGGCGGGCGTCTTAG